A window of the Echeneis naucrates chromosome 3, fEcheNa1.1, whole genome shotgun sequence genome harbors these coding sequences:
- the minar1 gene encoding major intrinsically disordered Notch2-binding receptor 1 codes for MDPLPEYSQFLVRILEELESKHNTMSYQELCKSLCARFDLVHLAKLRSLLFYTACLDPAFPATLFKDKMRSSMEDPESKKLMVAADIVTMFNLIQMNGGPGKDKLPVVHRAKIHKNRSVDQCRSDGDAYKYQDCDRGAGYECMDHARDGHHHHHHHHHHHHRPQQHPVTQNTPACPKLSECKNCEQFVPTSEPNFLLGVGKDLKCRAASLDKLHHLPQYSSSTSPSPPCEMQSTYFPMDIDSESTTDQESLQHIGHPEPFSVHSCVQKRNIFKEDFHNFVAFSPQVTTTECKQGIKAAEGYHRKELHKPATFFNHSFELPYSNPYFEPPLNSPLLDRRRAKHESLDDLQASTYFGPTTVSECVSSRKQSNKALKQLAWPVKSLSLNTEEGPADFERSFLNSKPLKENHHCTINIISTENEQHFQSPKEKVVASPSGFAKKMNGIKSKEAALIASGPVGMDKREAAKRFKEKNINSQSFQGGDSSSSVGTQTEQAEQKKTKEYPVKYTDRERHAFKHSDEDSEIISDDISDIFRFLDDMSVCDSLGIVQSSCYNSTGSLSQVTLKSEGDSSPERNTVKLAKSKLDRLFHSLENTDDELKSSVCRLVMRIGEIEKKLESLSGVRSEISQVLSKLNKLDEKIQEPVPNGRHRETASACISTLDKTHPHPQPLLDANVSPRVFQCDATGHNVKVDNGPKGEWCCSDGSNSDSLRVKALKQSMLTRMSSRSLNEENSATESKVASITNSPRDWRTVSYSCHPGDETKDKDRDTKERHRKAKEAERERQYELPQAHLTPNSHPPLIEQVFSPHPFTPSIKAHVKGSHLYTDLRLTSLPDAKRGQPSWTIEEYKRNSGEKGKQLTALDLQTQESLNPNNLEYWMEDIYTPGYNSLLKRKEAEFRRAKACKIGALIAAATCTVILVIVVPICTMKS; via the exons ATGGACCCCCTCCCAGAATACTCCCAGTTCCTGGTCCGGatcctggaggagctggagtcCAAGCACAACACGATGTCCTACCAGGAGCTCTGTAAATCCCTGTGCGCTCGCTTTGACCTGGTGCACCTGGCCAAGCTCCGCAGCCTTCTCTTCTACACGGCCTGCCTGGATCCTGCTTTCCCGGCCACGCTCTTCAAAGACAAGATGCGCAGCTCCATGGAGGATCCTGAATCCAAGAAGCTGATGGTGGCGGCAGACATCGTCACCATGTTCAACTTGATCCAGATGAACGGAGGGCCGGGCAAGGACAAGCTGCCCGTAGTGCACAGAGCCAAGATCCACAAGAACAGGTCGGTGGACCAGTGCAGGTCTGATGGTGATGCCTACAAGTACCAGGACTGCGACAGAGGCGCTGGTTACGAGTGCATGGATCACGCCAGGGAcggacaccaccaccaccaccaccaccatcaccaccaccaccggcCCCAGCAGCACCCCGTAACTCAAAATACCCCGGCCTGTCCCAAACTGTCAGAGTGCAAAAACTGTGAGCAGTTTGTGCCCACTTCAGAGCCCAACTTCCTTTTGGGCGTTGGTAAGGACCTGAAATGTAGAGCTGCCTCTCTGGACAAACTGCACCACCTGCCCCAGTACTCCAGCAGCACTTCGCCTTCTCCACCCTGCGAGATGCAGAGCACCTACTTTCCCATGGACATCGACAGTGAGTCCACCACAGACCAGGAGTCCCTGCAGCACATCGGCCACCCAGAGCCTTTTTCTGTTCACTCCTGCGTCCAGAAGAGGAACATCTTTAAGGAGGACTTTCACAACTTTGTGGCCTTCTCACCGCAG GTCACCACCACAGAGTGCAAACAGGGCATTAAGGCTGCTGAAGGCTACCACAGGAAGGAGCTGCACAAGCCCGCCACCTTCTTCAACCACAGCTTTGAGTTGCCTTACAGTAACCCTTACTTTGAGCCCCCACTCAACTCCCCTCTTCTGGACAGACGGAGGGCGAAGCACGAGAGCCTAGACGACTTACAGGCGTCAACATACTTTGGTCCGACCACAGTCTCTGAGTGCGTCAGCAGCAGGAAGCAAAGCAACAAAGCACTGAAGCAGCTGGCGTGGCCTGTGAAGAGCCTCAGCCTCAACACAGAGGAGGGCCCTGCGGATTTTGAGAGGTCATTTTTGAACAGCAAACCGCTTAAAGAAAACCATCACTGCACCATCAACATCATCAGCACTGAGAACGAGCAGCACTTCCAGAGCCCAAAGGAGAAGGTGGTCGCTTCTCCTTCTGgctttgcaaagaaaatgaatgggaTAAAAAGCAAGGAGGCAGCATTGATTGCAAGTGGGCCAGTGGGCATGGACAAAAGGGAAGCAGCCAAGAGGTTTAAGGAGAAAAACATTAACAGCCAGTCTTTTCAAGGTGGGGACAGCTCCTCCAGTGTTGGCACCCAGACTGAGCAGGCTGAGCAAAAGAAGACGAAGGAATACCCAGTTAAGTACACTGACCGGGAAAGACATGCCTTCAAACACTCTGACGAGGACTCCGAGATCATTAGCGATGACATAAGTGACATCTTTCGTTTCCTGGATGACATGAGTGTATGTGACTCTCTGGGCATCGTCCAGTCATCTTGCTATAATAGCACTGGGTCCCTCTCTCAGGTAACCCTGAAGTCTGAAGGCGATAGCTCGCCTGAACGCAACACGGTCAAGTTGGCCAAGTCCAAACTTGACCGACTCTTTCACTCACTGGAAAACACAGACGATGAGCTCAAATCCAGTGTGTGTAGACTCGTGATGAGGATtggtgaaattgaaaaaaagcTGGAGTCTCTCTCAGGGGTTCGCAGTGAGATCTCCCAGGTACTCTCTAAGCTCAACAAGCTGGACGAGAAGATCCAGGAACCTGTGCCAAACGGGCGACACAGGGAGACTGCGTCTGCGTGCATTTCCACCCTTGACAAGACGCATCCCCATCCGCAACCGCTTCTCGACGCCAACGTCTCACCTCGGGTCTTTCAGTGCGACGCCACTGGCCACAATGTCAAAGTGGACAATGGCCCCAAGGGGGAGTGGTGCTGCTCCGACGGGAGTAACAGCGATAGCCTCAGGGTGAAAGCTCTGAAGCAGAGCATGCTCACCAGGATGTCGTCCCGCTCGCTCAATGAGGAGAACAGTGCCACTGAGTCAAAAGTCGCCAGCATCACCAACTCCCCACGGGACTGGAGGACAGTGTCCTACTCCTGTCACCCTGGAGATGAGACCAAGGACAAGGACAGAGACACCAAGGAGAGACACCGGAAAGCCAAAGAG GCAGAGCGAGAACGTCAATATGAGCTTCCCCAGGCCCATCTTACTCCCAACTCCCATCCCCCACTGATCGAACAGGTTTTCTCACCGCATCCCTTCACCCCCTCCATCAAAGCCCATGTGAAAGGCAGTCACCTCTACACAGACCTGAGGCTCACCAGCCTGCCAGACGCCAAGCGCGGCCAACCGTCTTGGACCATAGAAGAGTATAAACGCAACTCAGGAGAGAAGGGAAAGCAGCTCACGGCTCTGGACCTGCAG